A section of the Phaseolus vulgaris cultivar G19833 chromosome 8, P. vulgaris v2.0, whole genome shotgun sequence genome encodes:
- the LOC137825855 gene encoding zinc finger CCCH domain-containing protein 29-like, translating into MCSDSKSKLSSPRLVMENNVQKQNLVGFCNFSALLELSACDDFEGFKREVDEKGLDVNEAGFWYGRRIGSKKMGSETRTPLMIASLFGSTRVLKYILEAGTVDVNRACGSDRATALHCAAAGGSESSPEIVKLLLDAGADAESLDATGNKPANLVAPAFDSSSKSRRKAMELFLRGGERDEVMSQEMELQMFSAPFSAKEGGEKKEGSDKKEYPVDISLPDINSDVYGSDEFRMYSFKVKPCSRAYSHDWTECPFVHPGENARRRDPRKYPYSCVPCPEFRKGACQKVDSCEYAHGVFESWLHPAQYRTRLCKDETGCSRKVCFFAHKPEELRPVYASTGSAMPSPKSYSSTALDMTAMSPLALSSTSLPMPTVSTPPMSPLAAASSPKSGNLWQNKINLTPPSLQLPGSRLKAALSARDLEMEMELFGLDSPARQQQQQQQQQLIEEIARISSPSFRNKEFNRIADLNPTNLDDLLASADPSMLSQLHGLSVQTSTPTQSGLQMRQNMNHLRASYPSNIPSSPVRKPSAFGFDSSAAVAAAVMNSRSAAFAKRSQSFIDRGAAIHHLGLSSPSNPSCRVSSTLSDWSSPTGKLDWGVNGDELNKLRRSASFGFRNNGVSASPIAHPEHVEPDVSWVHSLVKDVPSERRSDMFGGERQQYDLSKEMLPPWVEQLYIEQEQMVA; encoded by the coding sequence ATGTGTAGTGATTCAAAGAGTAAGCTTTCTTCCCCGAGGCTCGTGATGGAGAATAATGTTCAGAAGCAGAATCTCGTTGGTTTCTGCAACTTCTCGGCTTTGCTTGAACTGTCTGCATGCGATGATTTTGAAGGTTTCAAAAGAGAAGTGGATGAGAAGGGCTTGGATGTCAACGAGGCTGGGTTTTGGTATGGTAGAAGGATTGGGTCCAAGAAGATGGGATCTGAAACGAGGACCCCCCTCATgattgcttctttgtttggaagcACTAGAGTTCTCAAGTATATTCTTGAGGCAGGAACTGTTGATGTGAACAGGGCCTGTGGCTCTGACAGGGCCACTGCTCTCCATTGTGCTGCCGCTGGGGGCTCTGAATCCTCACCCGAGATTGTCAAGCTCTTGCTAGATGCTGGGGCTGATGCTGAATCCCTTGATGCTACCGGAAACAAGCCGGCTAATCTGGTTGCTCCAGCCTTTGATTCTTCCTCCAAATCCCGGAGGAAGGCCATGGAGTTGTTCCTGAGGGGTGGTGAAAGAGATGAAGTGATGAGTCAGGAGATGGAGCTGCAGATGTTCTCGGCTCCTTTCTCAGCAAAAGAAGGTGGTGAGAAAAAAGAAGGAAGTGACAAGAAAGAGTATCCTGTTGATATATCCTTGCCAGATATCAACAGCGATGTGTACGGAAGCGATGAGTTTAGGATGTACAGTTTCAAGGTGAAGCCTTGCTCAAGGGCCTACTCCCATGACTGGACCGAGTGTCCATTTGTTCATCCGGGGGAGAACGCAAGGAGGAGAGACCCAAGGAAGTACCCTTATAGCTGTGTTCCTTGCCCAGAATTCCGCAAAGGGGCCTGCCAGAAGGTTGATTCCTGTGAGTATGCTCACGGTGTTTTTGAGTCCTGGCTACACCCTGCCCAGTACAGAACAAGGCTTTGCAAGGACGAGACCGGCTGCAGTAGAAAAGTCTGCTTCTTTGCCCACAAACCTGAAGAGTTACGCCCTGTGTATGCTTCCACCGGCTCAGCTATGCCTTCACCAAAATCCTATTCTTCCACTGCACTAGACATGACAGCCATGAGTCCATTGGCTCTCAGTTCCACATCTTTGCCCATGCCAACTGTTTCAACCCCACCCATGTCTCCACTGGCAGCAGCTTCATCTCCCAAGAGTGGAAACTTGTGGCAGAACAAAATAAACCTTACTCCACCGTCCCTGCAGCTCCCTGGTAGCCGACTCAAGGCTGCTTTGAGCGCCAGGGATCTGGAGATGGAGATGGAACTGTTCGGTCTAGACAGTCCAGCTCGCCAACAAcaacagcagcagcagcaacagTTGATAGAAGAGATCGCCAGGATCTCTTCCCCGTCTTTCCGCAACAAGGAATTCAATAGGATTGCTGATTTGAATCCAACCAACCTCGATGACCTGTTGGCCTCTGCTGACCCTTCTATGTTGTCACAACTCCATGGACTTTCTGTGCAGACTTCAACACCCACCCAAAGTGGGCTTCAGATGCGCCAAAACATGAACCACCTTCGTGCGAGTTATCCCTCCAACATCCCTTCCTCGCCTGTGAGGAAGCCCTCAGCTTTTGGGTTTGACTCATCAGCTGCTGTGGCAGCTGCAGTGATGAACTCCAGGTCTGCCGCCTTCGCCAAGCGAAGCCAAAGCTTCATCGATCGCGGCGCTGCAATCCACCATCTTGGCCTGTCTTCACCTTCCAACCCTTCCTGCAGGGTGTCCTCTACCCTTTCAGATTGGAGTTCCCCTACTGGGAAACTGGATTGGGGTGTGAACGGAGATGAGCTAAACAAGCTGAGGAGATCTGCTTCATTTGGGTTCAGAAACAACGGGGTAAGTGCTTCCCCCATAGCTCACCCAGAACATGTTGAGCCAGATGTCTCATGGGTTCATTCCTTGGTTAAGGATGTTCCTTCTGAGAGGAGGTCCGACATGTTTGGTGGTGAGAGACAACAGTATGATCTGAGTAAAGAGATGCTGCCACCGTGGGTGGAGCAGCTGTACATAGAGCAGGAGCAGATGGTAGCATGA